The following proteins are co-located in the Frigidibacter mobilis genome:
- the soxX gene encoding sulfur oxidation c-type cytochrome SoxX — MKRHVAPWATALALAALPAAAETAPGAIAFDGGAVAASLTGVPGDAAAGAKVMTTNALGNCVACHELAAMPDVQFQGNIGPVLDGAADRWTEAELRGLVVNAKMTFDGTMMPAFYKTDGFIRPGDGYTGKAPTAELSPVLTAQQVEDVVAYLLTLKE, encoded by the coding sequence ATGAAGCGCCACGTTGCGCCCTGGGCCACGGCCCTCGCGCTCGCAGCCCTGCCCGCAGCCGCCGAGACGGCTCCGGGCGCGATCGCCTTCGACGGGGGCGCGGTTGCGGCCTCGCTGACCGGCGTGCCGGGTGATGCGGCCGCCGGAGCCAAGGTCATGACCACGAATGCCTTGGGAAACTGCGTTGCCTGCCATGAACTGGCCGCGATGCCGGATGTGCAGTTCCAGGGGAATATCGGCCCGGTTCTGGACGGCGCTGCCGACCGCTGGACCGAGGCAGAGCTGCGCGGCCTGGTCGTCAACGCCAAGATGACCTTTGACGGAACGATGATGCCGGCCTTCTACAAGACCGACGGCTTCATCCGTCCCGGCGACGGTTACACCGGCAAGGCACCCACGGCCGAGCTTTCACCCGTCCTGACCGCACAGCAGGTCGAGGATGTCGTGGCCTATCTCCTGACACTCAAAGAGTGA
- a CDS encoding SoxW family protein, whose protein sequence is MRPLLTALATLLALALPAAAVPMGDDGLHKPDWLRDTFKDMREDLAEANAEGKRLLITFEQRGCIYCAEMHEKVFPDPAIDALIREKYFVVQMNLFGDVEVTDFDGTVLPEKDMAMRWGVVFTPTLIFLPEEVPEETTAARAAVMVMPGAFGTGTTEALLTWVVDHGYDSGEHFQKYLARRMAERN, encoded by the coding sequence ATGCGCCCTTTGCTGACTGCCCTTGCCACCCTGCTCGCCCTTGCCTTGCCCGCCGCCGCCGTCCCGATGGGCGATGACGGGCTGCACAAGCCGGATTGGCTGCGCGATACCTTCAAGGACATGCGCGAAGACCTCGCCGAGGCCAATGCCGAGGGCAAGCGCCTGCTCATCACCTTTGAACAGCGCGGCTGCATCTATTGCGCCGAGATGCACGAGAAGGTGTTCCCCGATCCCGCAATCGACGCGCTGATCCGCGAAAAATACTTCGTGGTGCAGATGAACCTGTTCGGCGATGTCGAGGTGACCGATTTCGACGGCACTGTGCTGCCGGAAAAGGACATGGCGATGCGCTGGGGCGTGGTGTTCACGCCGACGCTGATCTTCCTGCCCGAAGAGGTGCCGGAGGAGACCACCGCCGCCAGGGCCGCGGTGATGGTGATGCCGGGCGCCTTCGGCACCGGCACCACCGAGGCGCTGCTGACCTGGGTCGTGGACCACGGCTATGACAGCGGCGAGCATTTCCAGAAGTATCTCGCCCGCCGCATGGCCGAACGGAACTGA
- a CDS encoding cytochrome c biogenesis CcdA family protein translates to MLDITYGGAALAGLLSFLSPCILPMVPFYLCYMAGISMQELRGTGTDSGGLRPGAQRRLVISAIAFALGVTTIFVLLGLGATALGQAFIRWKEPLSYVAAAVLLVFGLHFLGVIRVPFLYREARLEAKAEPTTLLGAYIMGLAFGFGWTPCVGPALAAILFVASGSGDLLRGGLLLLVYGLAMTLPFVIAALFARPFLGWVGRNRRYLGFVEKAMGVMLIVFALLIATNSVNYIADFMIRNFDWSGTLK, encoded by the coding sequence ATGCTGGACATCACCTATGGCGGGGCGGCGCTGGCCGGCCTGTTGTCATTCCTGTCGCCCTGCATCTTGCCGATGGTGCCGTTCTATCTGTGCTACATGGCCGGGATCTCGATGCAGGAACTGCGCGGAACCGGAACCGACTCCGGCGGCCTGCGCCCCGGCGCGCAACGGCGGCTGGTGATCTCGGCCATCGCCTTCGCACTGGGGGTCACCACCATCTTCGTGCTGCTGGGGCTGGGGGCGACCGCGCTTGGCCAGGCCTTCATCCGGTGGAAAGAGCCGCTGTCCTATGTGGCCGCTGCCGTGCTCCTGGTGTTCGGCCTGCATTTCCTGGGCGTGATCCGGGTGCCCTTCCTCTACCGCGAGGCACGACTCGAGGCCAAGGCCGAACCCACGACCCTGCTGGGCGCCTACATCATGGGCCTCGCCTTCGGCTTTGGCTGGACCCCCTGCGTCGGCCCGGCGCTGGCGGCGATCCTGTTCGTCGCCTCCGGCAGCGGTGACCTGCTGCGCGGCGGCCTTCTGCTGCTGGTCTACGGGCTGGCGATGACGCTGCCCTTTGTGATCGCGGCGCTGTTCGCGCGGCCCTTCCTCGGCTGGGTCGGCCGCAACCGCCGCTATCTGGGCTTCGTCGAAAAGGCGATGGGGGTGATGCTGATCGTCTTCGCCCTGCTGATCGCCACCAACTCCGTCAACTACATCGCCGATTTCATGATCCGCAATTTCGACTGGAGCGGCACGCTCAAGTGA
- a CDS encoding ArsR/SmtB family transcription factor produces the protein MCDGRPAPIDGLRADDAAGFLKALAHEGRLMILCHLAGGPRSVTELEKLLSTRQAMVSQHLARLRHEGLVTYRREGQAIYYAIADPRVTRAVALVTDMFRDPPAAP, from the coding sequence ATGTGCGACGGGCGCCCCGCCCCGATCGACGGGCTGCGGGCCGATGATGCCGCCGGGTTCCTGAAGGCGCTTGCGCATGAAGGCCGCCTGATGATCCTGTGTCACCTGGCAGGCGGGCCGCGCAGCGTGACGGAACTGGAAAAGCTGCTCTCCACCCGGCAGGCAATGGTCAGCCAGCATCTGGCCCGGCTGCGCCATGAAGGGCTGGTCACCTATCGCCGCGAAGGGCAGGCGATCTACTATGCCATTGCCGATCCGCGGGTGACCCGGGCCGTGGCGCTGGTCACGGACATGTTCCGTGATCCGCCGGCAGCGCCCTGA
- a CDS encoding YeeE/YedE family protein produces MDDLNFGAVAAIVGLVGGIALGLAARLGNFCTLGAIESAVYGEDQRRLRLWGIVLGTAILGTQLGAAAGAIDLAGSYYHQIAWNPWASIFGGLVFGYGMALAGNCGLGALVRFGGGDLRSMVVVVVMGIAGFVALSGPLAPLRIWLFPQEISTGPQGIGASFTALTGLPATLAAAAIAAGLVVWALAHDPLRRSPRMLAWGVVAGLAVVWTLAGTTWINQQSFGEIAVEGPSFTAPIGRTLIFLMTSTAGGITFSVGSVAGVLFGSLAGSTIRGLFRWEACDDPRELGRQVSGAALMGVGGVVAVGCSVGQGVTAFATLAWSGPVTLAAIVAGALLGLRQLMLGFQPD; encoded by the coding sequence ATGGACGACCTGAACTTCGGGGCCGTTGCAGCCATTGTCGGGCTGGTGGGCGGCATCGCCTTGGGGCTGGCGGCGCGGCTGGGGAATTTCTGCACCCTCGGCGCCATCGAAAGCGCGGTCTATGGCGAGGATCAGCGGCGGCTGCGGCTGTGGGGAATCGTTCTGGGAACGGCGATCCTGGGCACCCAGCTTGGCGCCGCAGCGGGCGCCATCGACCTTGCCGGCAGCTATTACCACCAGATCGCCTGGAACCCCTGGGCGAGCATCTTCGGCGGGCTGGTCTTCGGCTATGGCATGGCACTGGCGGGCAATTGCGGGCTTGGCGCGCTGGTGCGGTTCGGCGGCGGCGACCTGCGCTCGATGGTGGTGGTGGTGGTCATGGGGATCGCCGGCTTTGTCGCGCTGTCGGGGCCGCTGGCGCCGCTGCGGATCTGGCTGTTCCCGCAAGAGATCTCGACCGGCCCGCAGGGCATCGGCGCGAGCTTCACCGCACTGACCGGCCTGCCCGCCACGCTGGCCGCGGCCGCCATCGCCGCCGGGCTGGTGGTCTGGGCGCTGGCGCATGACCCGCTGCGCCGCTCGCCGCGGATGCTGGCCTGGGGCGTTGTCGCCGGGCTGGCCGTGGTCTGGACGCTGGCGGGCACGACATGGATCAACCAGCAGAGCTTTGGCGAGATCGCGGTCGAGGGCCCGTCCTTCACCGCCCCCATCGGCCGCACGCTGATCTTCCTGATGACCTCGACCGCCGGCGGGATCACCTTTTCCGTCGGCTCGGTTGCCGGGGTGTTGTTTGGCTCGCTGGCCGGATCCACCATCCGCGGCCTGTTCCGCTGGGAGGCCTGCGATGACCCGCGAGAGCTTGGCCGGCAGGTCAGCGGCGCGGCATTGATGGGGGTGGGCGGCGTGGTCGCGGTCGGCTGCTCGGTCGGGCAGGGCGTCACCGCCTTTGCGACGCTGGCCTGGTCCGGGCCGGTGACGCTGGCCGCCATCGTCGCCGGCGCGCTGCTGGGGCTGCGGCAGCTGATGCTGGGGTTTCAGCCGGATTGA
- a CDS encoding sulfite oxidase-like oxidoreductase: MQDDLPQDSKLTRTKRAWAEAGKFLTGREARPEAERLPPGQHLVTDWPVLDLGVEPEVPLASWQLRVTGFATNPLTLTWEQFTALPQQTRRSDIHCVTTWSRYDNDWQGVPVRALLDLAQPLPMAAFVLLTSHDGYTTNLPLEDFAAEDAILATHWQGQPLTRAHGGPMRLVVPHLYFWKSAKWLKGIELIGVDRAGFWEKNGYHMYGDPWREQRYSDD, encoded by the coding sequence ATGCAAGACGACCTGCCCCAAGACAGCAAGCTGACCCGCACCAAACGGGCCTGGGCCGAGGCGGGCAAGTTCCTGACCGGCCGCGAAGCGCGGCCCGAGGCAGAGCGGCTGCCGCCCGGGCAGCATCTGGTCACCGACTGGCCGGTGCTGGATCTGGGGGTGGAGCCCGAGGTGCCGCTGGCCAGCTGGCAACTGCGGGTGACCGGGTTCGCCACCAACCCGCTGACGCTGACATGGGAGCAGTTCACCGCCCTGCCCCAGCAGACACGGCGCAGCGATATCCACTGCGTCACCACCTGGTCGCGCTATGACAATGACTGGCAGGGCGTGCCGGTGCGGGCGCTGCTGGACCTTGCGCAGCCGCTGCCGATGGCCGCCTTCGTGCTGCTGACCTCGCATGACGGCTACACCACCAACCTGCCGCTGGAAGATTTCGCCGCCGAGGACGCGATCCTCGCCACCCATTGGCAGGGGCAGCCGTTGACCCGGGCGCATGGCGGGCCGATGCGGCTGGTGGTGCCGCACCTCTATTTCTGGAAAAGCGCCAAGTGGCTGAAGGGGATAGAGCTGATCGGGGTTGACCGCGCGGGCTTTTGGGAGAAGAACGGCTATCACATGTATGGCGATCCCTGGCGCGAGCAGCGCTATTCGGACGATTGA
- a CDS encoding ATP-binding protein, which yields MPRPLPQKRLLRPALLIAGLLAMTALLSAAAFALAQYTASARLEAELRDRLTVTRHSVVTEIERFRYLPAVVGQDARVRALLAHPGNAAAVDAANAYLQTVRDLSGVDELYVTDAQGLTVAASNWNQPGSFLGHSYAFRPYFQGAMQDGAARYYAVGVTTGKPGYFLSARLGPASAPTGVAVVKVDMATLEGTWVRANEHVALADPDGVIFLSGPRNWKYRPLQPLAAPALERMLAERRYDGLDITAAVPLTGAITSDTREPLRIARAALEPDGWQIVVGLPSAPVLRSAWQVAGLAALAGLLASVGALIFWQRRQLIRLKLNQNVVLERRVAERTAELAHEIEERRRAEDELRQTHESLVHAAKLAVLGRMSAAIVHEVSQPLSALDNTLAAAELHLSRGDTGRVGNSLGSARGLLRRMQTMVRHLKTFGAKQKLTPPEPVDMAAVLAASAEILEPRLRELGVGLALPAPASLPPVSGNAVRLEQVATNLLLNAAEASAGAGPVTITAALDLHAPGLRLTIADRGPGIPEDMRERIMEPFFTTRVTGEGLGLGLSIVRTILEQTGGTLTFAPRPGGGTLTLVDLPLHQASASKAAR from the coding sequence ATGCCGCGCCCCCTGCCACAGAAACGCCTGCTCCGCCCTGCCCTGCTGATCGCCGGGCTGCTGGCGATGACGGCCCTGCTGTCGGCGGCGGCCTTTGCGCTGGCGCAGTACACCGCCAGCGCCCGGCTGGAGGCAGAGCTGCGCGACCGGCTGACCGTGACCCGCCACAGCGTCGTGACCGAGATCGAACGCTTTCGCTACCTGCCCGCGGTGGTGGGGCAGGATGCAAGGGTGCGCGCCCTGCTGGCCCACCCGGGCAACGCGGCAGCGGTGGATGCGGCCAACGCCTACCTGCAGACGGTGCGCGACCTGTCGGGGGTGGACGAGCTTTACGTGACCGACGCGCAGGGGCTGACGGTGGCGGCCAGCAACTGGAACCAGCCCGGCAGCTTCCTGGGCCATTCCTACGCCTTCCGCCCCTATTTCCAGGGCGCGATGCAGGACGGCGCCGCGCGCTATTACGCGGTGGGCGTGACCACCGGCAAGCCCGGCTACTTCCTGTCGGCGCGGCTTGGCCCTGCCAGCGCGCCCACCGGCGTTGCGGTGGTCAAGGTCGACATGGCGACGCTGGAGGGCACATGGGTCCGCGCCAATGAGCATGTGGCGCTGGCCGATCCTGACGGGGTGATCTTCCTGTCGGGCCCGCGCAACTGGAAATACCGGCCGCTGCAGCCGCTGGCCGCCCCGGCGCTGGAGCGGATGCTGGCAGAGCGGCGCTATGACGGGCTCGACATCACCGCCGCCGTGCCGCTGACCGGCGCCATCACCTCGGACACGCGCGAGCCCTTGCGCATCGCCCGCGCCGCGCTGGAGCCGGATGGCTGGCAGATCGTGGTCGGCCTGCCCTCGGCGCCGGTGCTGCGCAGCGCCTGGCAGGTGGCGGGACTTGCGGCACTGGCCGGGCTGCTGGCCTCGGTCGGGGCGCTGATCTTCTGGCAGCGGCGGCAGCTGATCCGTCTGAAGCTGAACCAGAACGTGGTGCTGGAACGGCGGGTGGCAGAACGCACGGCGGAACTGGCGCATGAGATCGAGGAGCGGCGGCGGGCCGAGGACGAACTGCGCCAGACCCATGAAAGCCTTGTCCATGCCGCCAAGCTGGCGGTGCTGGGACGGATGTCGGCGGCCATCGTGCATGAGGTGAGCCAGCCGCTCTCGGCGCTGGACAATACGCTTGCCGCCGCCGAACTGCACCTTTCGCGCGGGGATACGGGACGCGTGGGCAACAGCCTCGGGTCGGCGCGCGGGTTGCTGCGACGGATGCAGACGATGGTGCGGCACCTGAAGACCTTTGGCGCCAAGCAGAAGCTGACCCCGCCAGAGCCGGTAGACATGGCCGCGGTGCTGGCCGCCTCGGCCGAGATCCTGGAGCCGCGGCTGCGCGAGCTGGGGGTGGGGCTGGCGCTGCCCGCGCCGGCCAGTCTGCCCCCGGTCAGCGGCAATGCGGTGCGGCTGGAGCAGGTGGCGACCAACCTGCTGCTGAACGCTGCCGAGGCCAGCGCCGGCGCGGGGCCCGTGACGATAACCGCGGCGCTGGACCTTCATGCCCCCGGCCTGCGCCTGACCATCGCCGACCGCGGCCCCGGCATCCCCGAGGACATGCGCGAGCGGATCATGGAGCCATTCTTCACCACCCGCGTCACCGGCGAGGGGCTGGGGCTTGGCCTGTCGATCGTGCGCACCATCCTGGAGCAGACCGGCGGCACCCTGACCTTCGCGCCGCGCCCCGGCGGCGGCACCCTCACGCTGGTCGATCTGCCGCTGCATCAGGCCAGCGCCAGCAAGGCCGCCCGATGA
- a CDS encoding response regulator, whose amino-acid sequence MTRGTIAFIDDEPRLCEAAADWLGASGFRVTTFTDAARALAEIDPGRCDCVVTDLRMPGVTGQQVLAQLRAGMPSCR is encoded by the coding sequence ATGACCCGCGGCACCATCGCCTTCATCGACGACGAGCCGCGGCTGTGCGAGGCGGCGGCGGACTGGCTGGGCGCCTCGGGCTTTCGCGTCACCACCTTCACCGATGCGGCCCGGGCGCTGGCCGAGATCGACCCCGGCCGCTGCGATTGCGTGGTGACGGACCTGCGGATGCCAGGCGTGACTGGGCAGCAAGTGCTGGCGCAGCTACGGGCGGGGATGCCGAGCTGCCGGTGA
- a CDS encoding sigma-54-dependent transcriptional regulator: MILLSGHGDVPVAVEAMREGAYDFIEKPYGAEHLVAVLDRAVELRRMRRELRSTRWSDIASARLEARLAGTAPAIAALRDTVRQLADINVDLLLRGETGTGKEELARAFHDFGRRARRPFVAITCAGIAEPAFEAELFGHERGFLAGTAAARIGKLEHANGGTLFLNEVECLPLALQSRLLRVMQDRSLERIGSNAPRPVDLRVIAGTSADLRAEVGAGRFRADLFYRLSAVELALPPLRARREDIPLLFTRFAEDAAERFGRAVPEQLESELRLLQAQDWPGNVGELKAAAERHVLGLRRGASLDARLASASLPERMARFEAETIAEALRQAGGSSAAAADLLGVPRRTLNEKIARHGLRGDE, translated from the coding sequence GTGATCCTGCTGTCCGGGCATGGCGATGTGCCGGTGGCGGTGGAGGCGATGCGCGAAGGCGCCTATGACTTCATCGAAAAGCCCTATGGTGCCGAGCATCTGGTGGCGGTGCTGGACCGGGCGGTGGAGTTGCGGCGGATGCGGCGGGAACTGCGCAGCACCCGCTGGTCCGACATCGCCTCGGCCCGGCTGGAGGCGCGCCTGGCGGGCACCGCCCCCGCCATTGCCGCGCTGCGCGACACCGTGCGGCAGCTGGCCGACATCAACGTCGATCTGCTGCTGCGCGGCGAGACCGGCACCGGCAAGGAGGAACTGGCCCGCGCCTTTCACGATTTCGGGCGGCGGGCGCGGCGGCCCTTCGTGGCGATCACCTGCGCCGGGATCGCCGAGCCGGCGTTCGAGGCCGAGCTCTTCGGCCATGAGCGCGGCTTTCTGGCCGGCACCGCCGCGGCCCGCATCGGCAAGCTGGAACATGCCAATGGCGGCACGCTGTTCCTGAATGAAGTGGAATGCCTGCCGCTGGCACTGCAATCCCGGCTGCTGCGGGTGATGCAGGATCGCAGCCTGGAACGGATCGGGTCCAACGCGCCGCGCCCGGTGGATCTGCGGGTGATCGCGGGCACCAGCGCGGATCTGCGGGCCGAGGTTGGCGCGGGCCGGTTCCGGGCGGACCTGTTCTACCGGCTGAGCGCGGTGGAACTGGCGCTGCCGCCGCTGCGCGCCCGGCGCGAGGATATCCCGCTGCTGTTCACCCGCTTTGCCGAGGATGCGGCCGAGCGCTTTGGCCGGGCAGTGCCGGAGCAGCTGGAAAGCGAGCTGCGACTTCTTCAGGCGCAGGACTGGCCGGGGAATGTGGGCGAACTGAAGGCGGCGGCGGAACGGCATGTGCTGGGGCTGCGGCGCGGGGCGTCGCTGGATGCGAGGCTGGCCAGCGCGAGCCTTCCCGAGCGGATGGCTCGCTTCGAGGCAGAAACCATCGCCGAGGCACTGCGGCAGGCGGGCGGGTCTTCGGCGGCGGCGGCGGATCTGCTGGGGGTTCCGCGGCGCACGCTGAACGAGAAGATCGCCCGCCACGGGCTGCGGGGCGACGAATAG
- a CDS encoding TAXI family TRAP transporter solute-binding subunit — translation MFSFTGKFVPAAILGATLGFAPQASLAQEFINVLTGGTSGVYYPLGVGLSEIYAENIAGSRTQVQATKASVENLNLLAQGKGELAFALGDSVKFAWEGNAEAGFPKALTNLRAIAAIYPNYIQIVAEASAGATTLEDLRGKTLSVGAPASGTELNARAIFGAAGMSYDDLAKVEYLPYAESAELIKNRQLQATLQSSGLGVAFIKDLSATHEITLVGIPAEVVEKIGAPYIPAVIPAGTYTGQDADVPTAAVGNILVTHEDVSEETAYQMTKLMFENLDRLKASHSAAANIKPETALEGLSIPLHPGAERYYREIGLIQ, via the coding sequence ATGTTCAGCTTTACCGGAAAATTCGTGCCTGCTGCCATTCTCGGGGCGACGCTTGGCTTTGCACCGCAGGCCTCGCTGGCGCAGGAGTTCATCAACGTGCTGACCGGCGGCACCTCGGGCGTCTACTACCCGCTTGGCGTCGGCCTGTCGGAAATCTATGCCGAGAACATCGCGGGCTCGCGCACCCAGGTGCAGGCCACCAAGGCCTCGGTCGAGAACCTGAACCTCCTGGCGCAGGGCAAGGGCGAGCTGGCCTTCGCGCTTGGCGATTCCGTGAAATTCGCCTGGGAGGGCAATGCCGAGGCGGGCTTCCCCAAGGCGCTGACCAATCTGCGCGCCATTGCCGCGATCTACCCGAACTACATCCAGATCGTCGCCGAGGCCTCGGCCGGCGCGACCACGCTGGAAGACCTGCGCGGCAAGACGCTGTCGGTCGGCGCGCCGGCCTCGGGCACCGAGCTGAACGCCCGCGCGATCTTTGGCGCCGCGGGGATGAGCTATGACGACCTGGCCAAGGTCGAATACCTGCCCTATGCGGAATCGGCCGAGCTTATCAAGAACCGCCAGCTGCAGGCGACGCTGCAATCCTCGGGTCTTGGCGTTGCCTTCATCAAGGACCTGTCGGCCACGCATGAGATCACCCTGGTCGGCATTCCGGCCGAGGTGGTGGAAAAGATCGGCGCACCCTACATCCCCGCCGTCATCCCGGCAGGCACCTATACCGGGCAGGACGCAGACGTTCCGACCGCCGCCGTGGGCAACATCCTTGTCACGCATGAAGACGTGTCCGAGGAAACCGCCTACCAGATGACCAAGCTGATGTTCGAGAACCTCGACCGGCTGAAGGCCTCGCACTCTGCCGCGGCCAACATCAAGCCGGAAACCGCGCTGGAAGGCCTGTCGATCCCGCTGCATCCGGGCGCCGAGCGCTATTACCGCGAAATCGGCCTGATCCAGTAA
- a CDS encoding TRAP transporter permease, with amino-acid sequence MTATLHAPQDPPQAEEAVEGLPPGFGTGLMGSVAFWLAVVFSLFQLWVAAYGTLPSQVVRAMHVGFLLLLGLGLVGNLIAKNRIGQIWFWTLGLLGFGTGIYNWVFYKDIIQRTGFLTTGDFIIGTLLIVLVFIGARRLMGWPLAIIAGIFLGYAFLGQHLPAPFIHRGYDFAQIIEHFSFGTEGIYGTPVYVSSAYIFIFVVFAAFLERAGMLNLFNDFALGLVGGVRGGPAQVAILSSALMGTISGSGVANVVASGQFTIPLMKRFGFRSSFAGGVEATASMGGQIMPPVMGAVAFIMAETLNVPYAAVVKAAILPAVLYFGVVFWMVYLEAGRAGLKGLAKAELPNPWKAVREQWPLILPLAALVYLLFAGYTPIFAGTMGLALVTVLILGTPLAAMIGPVAFRVVFWIALGLASAAFLELGVNFLALVIGALVLACAAFKGTRATLGIVRDALAQGARNALPVGIACAIVGIVIGTLTLTGIASTFIGAIIAIGKDNLFLSLVLTMLTCLVLGMGIPTIPNYIITSSLAGPALMELGVPLLVSHMFVFYFGIMADLTPPVALACFAAAPIAKSSGLKISMQAIRLAAAGFVIPFMAVYTPALMLQDGGPVAEAYGYPVEVIFIFAKACLGIGLWGVAVVGYFLRPAQIWERLLAFVAGVSLIVALPMTDEIGFALAAIFVIQHWLRARRATPRAA; translated from the coding sequence ATGACCGCCACGCTCCACGCCCCCCAGGATCCGCCCCAGGCCGAAGAGGCCGTCGAGGGCCTGCCGCCCGGCTTCGGCACCGGCCTCATGGGATCGGTCGCCTTCTGGCTTGCCGTCGTCTTCTCGCTGTTCCAGCTTTGGGTTGCCGCCTATGGCACCCTGCCCAGCCAGGTCGTGCGGGCGATGCATGTGGGCTTCCTGCTGCTGCTGGGGCTGGGACTGGTGGGCAACCTGATCGCCAAAAACCGGATCGGGCAGATCTGGTTCTGGACCCTCGGGCTGCTGGGGTTCGGAACCGGGATCTACAACTGGGTATTCTACAAAGACATTATCCAGCGCACGGGGTTCCTGACCACCGGCGATTTCATCATCGGCACCTTGCTGATCGTGCTGGTCTTCATCGGCGCGCGCCGGCTGATGGGCTGGCCGCTGGCGATCATCGCCGGGATCTTCCTCGGCTATGCCTTCCTTGGCCAGCACCTGCCGGCGCCCTTCATCCATCGCGGCTATGACTTTGCCCAGATCATCGAGCATTTCTCGTTCGGGACGGAAGGCATCTATGGCACGCCGGTCTATGTCAGCAGCGCCTATATCTTCATTTTCGTGGTATTCGCGGCCTTTCTTGAACGCGCCGGAATGCTCAACCTGTTCAACGATTTCGCGCTTGGGCTTGTCGGCGGAGTGCGCGGCGGGCCGGCGCAGGTGGCGATCCTGTCCTCGGCGCTGATGGGCACCATCTCGGGGTCGGGCGTCGCCAATGTCGTCGCCTCGGGGCAGTTCACCATCCCGCTGATGAAGCGCTTCGGCTTCCGGTCCTCCTTTGCCGGGGGGGTGGAGGCGACGGCCTCGATGGGCGGGCAGATCATGCCTCCGGTGATGGGCGCGGTAGCCTTCATCATGGCCGAGACGCTGAACGTGCCTTATGCCGCCGTGGTCAAGGCCGCGATCCTGCCGGCTGTGCTGTATTTCGGCGTGGTGTTCTGGATGGTCTATCTGGAGGCCGGACGCGCCGGGCTTAAAGGGCTGGCCAAGGCCGAACTGCCGAACCCCTGGAAAGCGGTGCGCGAACAATGGCCGCTGATCCTGCCGCTGGCGGCGCTGGTCTACCTGCTGTTCGCCGGCTACACGCCGATCTTTGCCGGCACGATGGGCCTCGCGCTGGTCACGGTGCTGATCCTTGGCACGCCGCTGGCCGCGATGATCGGCCCCGTTGCCTTCCGGGTGGTGTTCTGGATCGCGCTTGGCCTTGCCTCGGCGGCGTTTCTTGAGCTGGGAGTGAACTTCCTGGCGCTGGTGATCGGCGCGCTGGTGCTGGCCTGCGCCGCCTTCAAGGGCACCCGAGCCACGCTTGGCATCGTGCGCGACGCGCTGGCCCAGGGCGCGCGCAACGCGCTGCCGGTGGGGATCGCCTGCGCCATCGTCGGCATCGTCATCGGCACGCTGACGCTGACCGGCATCGCCTCGACCTTCATCGGCGCCATCATCGCCATCGGCAAGGACAACCTGTTCCTGTCGCTGGTGCTGACCATGCTGACCTGCCTGGTGCTGGGGATGGGGATCCCGACGATCCCGAACTACATCATCACCTCGTCGCTAGCCGGGCCGGCGCTGATGGAACTGGGCGTGCCGCTGCTGGTCAGCCACATGTTCGTGTTCTACTTCGGCATCATGGCCGACCTGACGCCGCCGGTGGCCCTGGCCTGCTTCGCGGCGGCGCCGATCGCCAAGTCCTCGGGGCTGAAGATCTCGATGCAGGCGATCCGGCTGGCCGCGGCGGGCTTCGTGATCCCGTTCATGGCCGTCTACACCCCGGCGCTGATGCTGCAAGATGGCGGTCCCGTCGCCGAGGCCTATGGCTACCCGGTCGAGGTGATCTTCATCTTCGCCAAGGCCTGCCTTGGCATCGGGCTGTGGGGGGTGGCGGTGGTCGGCTACTTCCTGCGCCCGGCGCAGATCTGGGAGCGGCTGCTGGCCTTTGTCGCAGGCGTCTCGCTGATCGTGGCGCTGCCGATGACCGATGAGATCGGCTTTGCCCTTGCCGCGATCTTCGTGATCCAGCACTGGCTGCGGGCGCGCCGCGCCACCCCGCGCGCGGCATGA
- a CDS encoding DUF1850 domain-containing protein: MTLCIAAGGKVIALVASSFTLSWSHSVAHTEWWERWEVTPEGLRPIEARISGSGAGMEPPLDAVLRADGWHYAPTLPPQREVFLAASGATGGGWQLCVAAECLSLGAAAGEPLRLWQAEACGAGG, from the coding sequence ATGACCCTGTGCATCGCTGCCGGCGGCAAGGTCATCGCCCTTGTCGCCAGCAGCTTCACCCTCAGCTGGTCACATTCCGTCGCCCATACCGAATGGTGGGAACGCTGGGAGGTGACTCCTGAGGGTCTTCGCCCCATCGAGGCGCGCATCTCGGGCTCTGGCGCCGGGATGGAGCCGCCACTGGACGCGGTGCTGCGCGCCGATGGCTGGCACTACGCACCCACCCTGCCCCCGCAGCGCGAGGTGTTTCTGGCCGCATCGGGAGCGACGGGGGGCGGCTGGCAGCTTTGCGTGGCAGCGGAATGCCTGTCGCTGGGGGCGGCTGCGGGCGAGCCCTTGCGGCTGTGGCAGGCAGAGGCGTGCGGCGCGGGCGGCTGA